A portion of the Thermoleophilia bacterium genome contains these proteins:
- a CDS encoding glutamine synthetase type III: protein MPTRQKNVGAAQWFPDGDGVEILDLTMPDNNVFGENVFGPAAQRARLPKAVYRSLQAVIERGSELDPSIADSVAAAMKDWALAKGATHYTHWFQPLTGSTAEKHDSFFGPTGEGTSLAEFSGKELIQAEPDASSFPTGGIRATFEARGYTAWDPTSPAFILENPNGATLCIPSGFMSWTGEALDNKIPLLRSMEALSTAAITALRLFGDNDARRVFTTVGAEQEYFLIDEQYFYERPDLINTGRTLFGAKPPKGHELDDHYFGAIPERVLALMMDVENELARLGVPIKTRHNEVAPAQYEVAPIFESSNVSADHQHLTMQTLQRVARRYGMICLLHEKPFAGINGSGKHNNWSMGTDTGLNLMDPGDTPHDNLQFLFFAAAVIRAVDKYAGLLRASVATAGQDHRLGANEAPPAIISIYLGAEIQTVMEACASGKVMKSTPRSFLGLGTPVLPAMPLHAGDRNRTSPFAFTGNKFEFRAVGSNQELGMANTVLNTIVAESIEYMAGELKKKVARRGANADTAVVEVVRDVYKAHGRVVFDGDNYSDAWHADAEKRGLLNLRTTPEALPQFVTPSAIAVFAKYKVLDKRELSARYDVYVEQYIAKVTIEAETAANMARTLLLPAALRHIELCEGAGIEDLTAEVTGLTQEFVTTIRALEKVNANHPHSIAIKHAQYMRDTVLPAMAAARVAGDKLEGIVADDLWPLPKYQDMLFVK from the coding sequence ATGCCAACCCGACAGAAGAACGTGGGCGCCGCCCAGTGGTTCCCGGATGGAGATGGGGTCGAGATCCTCGATCTCACCATGCCCGACAACAACGTCTTCGGGGAGAACGTGTTCGGCCCCGCGGCACAGCGCGCGCGCCTACCGAAGGCCGTGTACCGCTCACTTCAGGCCGTGATCGAGCGCGGTTCCGAGCTCGATCCCTCCATCGCCGATTCCGTGGCGGCGGCCATGAAGGACTGGGCCCTGGCCAAGGGTGCGACCCACTACACGCACTGGTTCCAGCCGCTCACCGGCTCCACCGCCGAGAAGCATGACTCGTTCTTCGGGCCCACCGGCGAGGGTACGTCGCTTGCCGAGTTCTCGGGCAAGGAGCTTATCCAGGCCGAGCCGGACGCCTCGTCGTTCCCCACCGGCGGCATCCGTGCCACGTTCGAGGCCCGCGGTTACACCGCATGGGACCCGACGAGCCCAGCCTTCATCTTGGAGAACCCGAACGGAGCGACGCTCTGCATCCCGTCGGGATTCATGTCGTGGACGGGTGAGGCACTCGACAACAAGATCCCGCTTCTGCGCTCGATGGAAGCCCTGTCGACCGCGGCCATCACGGCACTGCGCCTGTTCGGTGACAACGACGCACGCCGGGTGTTCACCACGGTTGGCGCCGAGCAGGAGTACTTCCTGATCGACGAGCAGTACTTCTACGAGCGCCCCGACCTCATCAACACGGGTCGGACGCTGTTTGGCGCAAAGCCCCCCAAGGGCCACGAGCTCGACGACCACTACTTCGGGGCGATCCCGGAGCGCGTGCTCGCCCTGATGATGGACGTCGAGAACGAGCTCGCCCGCCTGGGCGTGCCGATCAAGACCCGCCACAACGAAGTCGCACCGGCGCAGTACGAGGTGGCGCCGATCTTCGAGAGTTCGAACGTGAGCGCCGACCACCAGCACCTGACCATGCAGACGCTGCAGCGGGTAGCCCGCCGCTACGGGATGATCTGTCTACTGCACGAGAAGCCCTTCGCCGGCATCAACGGCTCGGGCAAGCACAACAACTGGTCGATGGGCACCGACACCGGCCTGAACCTGATGGATCCCGGTGACACGCCCCACGACAACCTGCAGTTCCTGTTCTTCGCCGCGGCCGTCATTCGCGCGGTCGACAAGTACGCCGGCCTTCTGCGCGCCTCGGTGGCGACCGCCGGGCAGGATCACCGTCTGGGTGCCAACGAGGCTCCGCCAGCCATCATCTCCATCTACCTCGGGGCCGAGATCCAGACGGTCATGGAGGCCTGTGCCAGCGGCAAGGTGATGAAGAGCACGCCACGGTCGTTCCTGGGCCTTGGGACACCGGTCTTGCCGGCGATGCCGCTGCACGCGGGAGACCGGAACCGCACGAGCCCGTTCGCCTTCACCGGGAACAAGTTCGAGTTCCGGGCGGTTGGCTCGAACCAGGAACTCGGCATGGCCAACACCGTTCTCAACACCATCGTGGCCGAGTCGATCGAGTACATGGCGGGCGAGCTCAAGAAGAAGGTCGCCCGGCGTGGTGCCAACGCCGACACCGCCGTGGTCGAGGTGGTGCGGGACGTCTACAAGGCCCACGGCCGCGTCGTGTTCGACGGCGACAACTACTCCGATGCGTGGCACGCGGATGCCGAGAAGCGCGGCCTCCTCAACCTGCGCACCACCCCGGAGGCCCTGCCGCAGTTCGTCACGCCGTCCGCCATCGCGGTGTTCGCCAAGTACAAGGTGCTCGACAAGCGTGAGCTGTCGGCACGCTACGACGTCTACGTCGAGCAGTACATCGCCAAGGTCACCATCGAGGCCGAAACCGCCGCGAACATGGCGCGCACACTCCTCCTCCCTGCCGCACTCCGGCACATCGAGCTGTGCGAGGGGGCGGGCATCGAGGATCTGACAGCCGAGGTGACGGGCCTCACGCAGGAGTTTGTCACGACGATCAGGGCGCTCGAGAAGGTGAACGCCAACCACCCCCACTCAATTGCCATCAAGCACGCGCAGTACATGCGCGACACGGTGCTCCCCGCCATGGCGGCCGCACGGGTGGCGGGCGACAAACTGGAGGGCATCGTGGCCGACGACCTGTGGCCGCTTCCCAAGTACCAGGACATGCTGTTCGTGAAGTAG
- a CDS encoding glutamine synthetase, which produces MDRDEILTLVEQRDIKFIRLWFTDILGQLKSFAITREQLPDAMDQGMGFDGSSITGFNAIEESDMIAMPDPATFAVLPYRPEVQGVARMFCDIQLPTGEPYEGDPRQILRRALERARGMGYDHYFIGPELEFFYFRDSQSTVPLDRGGYFDLTTLDAASDLRRETVLSLEAMGIQVEYSHHEVGPSQHEIDMRFDDALRMADNVMTYRTVVKEVAHRAGIYATFMPKPLAGENGSGMHTHQSLFQGERNAFFDPDDEYLLSDTAKAFIAGQLRHARELSCVFAQWVNSYKRLVPGYEAPVYIAWSRRNRSALIRVPMYHVGKERATRCELRAPDPACNPYLTFAALLHAGLDGIEKGYELPPPMETNLYELGPEERSREGIDALPENLGEAIEIGAASELLLRAFGEHTHRRFVEIKRAEWEEYRVQLTPFEMERYLPIL; this is translated from the coding sequence ATGGACCGCGACGAGATTCTGACGCTGGTGGAACAGCGCGACATCAAGTTCATCCGCCTGTGGTTCACCGACATCCTCGGGCAGCTGAAGAGTTTCGCCATCACGCGCGAACAGTTGCCCGACGCGATGGACCAGGGCATGGGCTTTGACGGCTCATCGATTACCGGGTTCAACGCGATCGAGGAGTCGGACATGATCGCCATGCCCGACCCGGCGACCTTCGCGGTGCTTCCCTACCGCCCCGAGGTGCAGGGAGTCGCGCGCATGTTCTGCGATATCCAGCTGCCGACCGGCGAGCCGTACGAGGGTGATCCACGGCAGATCCTGCGCCGTGCCCTCGAGCGCGCGCGTGGCATGGGATACGACCACTACTTCATCGGCCCGGAACTCGAGTTTTTCTACTTCCGGGATTCGCAGAGCACCGTCCCCCTCGACCGCGGGGGCTACTTCGACCTGACCACGCTCGACGCCGCCAGCGATCTGCGCCGCGAAACGGTTCTCTCGCTCGAGGCCATGGGGATCCAGGTGGAGTACTCCCACCACGAGGTGGGTCCGTCGCAGCACGAGATCGACATGCGATTCGACGACGCCCTGCGCATGGCCGACAACGTCATGACGTACCGCACGGTGGTGAAGGAGGTGGCCCACCGCGCCGGCATCTATGCCACGTTCATGCCGAAGCCCCTGGCCGGTGAGAACGGCTCCGGAATGCACACCCATCAGAGCCTGTTCCAGGGCGAGCGCAACGCCTTTTTCGACCCCGACGACGAGTACCTGCTCTCGGACACCGCGAAGGCCTTCATCGCCGGACAACTGCGCCACGCACGCGAGCTCTCCTGCGTGTTCGCCCAGTGGGTCAACAGTTACAAGCGCCTAGTACCCGGATACGAGGCCCCCGTGTACATCGCGTGGAGCCGTCGCAACCGGTCGGCGCTCATCCGCGTGCCGATGTACCACGTGGGCAAGGAGCGGGCCACCCGCTGCGAACTGCGCGCGCCCGACCCCGCCTGCAACCCCTACCTCACCTTCGCCGCACTGCTGCACGCCGGCCTTGACGGCATCGAGAAGGGCTACGAACTGCCTCCCCCGATGGAGACCAACCTCTACGAACTCGGCCCCGAGGAGCGCAGCCGCGAAGGCATCGACGCCCTTCCTGAGAACCTCGGCGAGGCCATCGAGATCGGTGCGGCGTCGGAGTTGCTCCTCCGGGCGTTCGGTGAGCACACCCACCGGCGGTTTGTGGAGATCAAGCGCGCGGAGTGGGAGGAGTACCGCGTGCAGCTGACTCCGTTCGAGATGGAGCGCTACCTTCCCATCCTCTAG
- a CDS encoding mechanosensitive ion channel has translation MSLSPPADVMGMPDWAGRFVIVAIVLLATIVLLSITRWAERRSVVRMTASIAPGPARQRTTALSAAATGIRGIVVIGALIALIATFFGADSLATITGSAVVVLVIGFAGQRLLADLVAGFFILFENQFAVGDLVRLDATLPMGIVTRLTLRSASVLTFNGDLVVMPNSQMKAAERMSNTMRDMEIGFFVADDAGVVRAVRDAADIVGPGGIRFGTAPVITRTDDLGDGVLWVCLRVDVPPGFEWMATRLLVDLIRARCGDALLGDPVVSDTQRDLTGTYQDTLTAS, from the coding sequence ATGAGCCTTTCCCCTCCGGCAGACGTCATGGGCATGCCCGATTGGGCCGGTCGGTTCGTGATCGTGGCGATCGTGCTGCTAGCCACGATCGTCCTGCTCTCCATCACGCGATGGGCAGAGCGACGATCGGTCGTACGCATGACCGCAAGTATCGCTCCCGGACCGGCCCGCCAGCGCACCACGGCCCTCTCGGCAGCGGCCACGGGTATCCGTGGAATCGTCGTCATCGGTGCCCTCATCGCGCTGATCGCAACCTTCTTCGGAGCCGACAGCCTCGCCACCATCACGGGGTCAGCCGTTGTGGTGCTGGTCATCGGATTCGCCGGCCAGAGGCTCCTCGCCGATCTCGTGGCCGGATTCTTCATCCTGTTCGAGAACCAGTTCGCGGTGGGCGATCTGGTGCGGCTCGACGCCACCCTGCCAATGGGCATCGTGACGCGCCTCACCCTGCGCTCCGCGTCGGTGCTCACCTTCAACGGTGATCTCGTTGTCATGCCCAACTCCCAGATGAAGGCCGCCGAGCGCATGTCCAACACCATGCGCGACATGGAGATCGGCTTCTTTGTCGCCGACGACGCGGGGGTCGTACGCGCGGTCCGTGACGCCGCCGACATCGTGGGTCCGGGCGGAATCCGCTTCGGCACCGCGCCGGTCATCACCCGCACCGACGATCTTGGCGACGGCGTGCTCTGGGTGTGCCTGCGCGTCGACGTCCCCCCGGGATTCGAGTGGATGGCCACCCGATTGCTGGTGGACCTCATACGCGCACGCTGCGGTGACGCGTTGCTGGGTGACCCCGTGGTGAGCGACACCCAGCGCGATCTCACCGGCACCTACCAAGATACGCTCACCGCGAGTTAG
- a CDS encoding glycosyltransferase — MPIAFVVQRYGAEVAGGAEGLCRDTARALVRAGRQVTVYTTTARDYLTWAPHYAEGSEVDDGVVVTRFPVQAPDPSRSADLVRRLGLSPGDAAGEAEWAMAQGPVSRGMLRTLADGYTRYRAVVCWTYLYATTQLAMPIVADRAVLVPLAHEEPMLRFDLTRGVIRTARALAYMTPEERSLVEQMVGTGGAPGVVVGAGLDPQADGDPARARRTWALPPRFALYLGRVDSAKGVDALIRMHAVYRAAGGVLGLVLAGRATPGLIVPDWVVTTGFITNAQRADLLAASAVVVVPSPYESLSLVALEAWRAGRPTLGNAHAAVVAGQTARSGGGLLYTGATTYDRQLTRMAASPAECAAMGASGRQFAARWTWDACVQRWEELLAEVTPA; from the coding sequence GTGCCGATCGCCTTCGTGGTGCAGCGGTACGGCGCCGAGGTGGCGGGTGGCGCCGAGGGGCTCTGCCGCGATACCGCCCGGGCCCTCGTACGCGCCGGTCGGCAGGTGACCGTCTACACCACCACCGCGCGTGACTACCTCACCTGGGCTCCGCACTACGCCGAGGGATCGGAGGTGGACGACGGGGTCGTGGTTACACGCTTTCCTGTGCAGGCCCCCGACCCGTCACGGTCGGCCGACCTCGTGCGTCGTCTGGGGCTGTCCCCGGGCGATGCGGCGGGTGAGGCCGAGTGGGCTATGGCCCAGGGCCCGGTGTCGCGCGGCATGCTGCGCACGCTGGCCGATGGGTACACCCGCTACCGCGCGGTCGTCTGCTGGACCTATCTCTATGCGACCACCCAGCTGGCCATGCCCATTGTCGCCGACCGGGCGGTGCTGGTTCCCCTGGCCCACGAGGAGCCGATGCTGCGGTTCGATCTCACGCGGGGGGTCATCCGCACCGCTCGCGCACTGGCGTACATGACGCCCGAGGAGCGGTCGCTGGTTGAGCAGATGGTGGGAACCGGTGGCGCACCGGGCGTGGTGGTGGGCGCGGGGCTGGACCCCCAGGCGGACGGCGATCCCGCGCGAGCGCGTCGGACCTGGGCGCTGCCGCCGCGCTTCGCCCTGTATCTGGGGCGGGTGGACTCGGCGAAGGGTGTGGACGCGCTCATCCGCATGCACGCCGTGTACCGGGCCGCGGGGGGCGTCCTCGGGCTGGTCCTCGCGGGTCGCGCGACTCCCGGGCTGATCGTCCCCGACTGGGTCGTGACCACTGGGTTCATCACCAACGCCCAGCGCGCCGATCTACTTGCGGCGAGCGCGGTGGTGGTGGTGCCGTCGCCGTACGAGAGCCTGTCGCTGGTGGCGCTGGAGGCTTGGCGCGCGGGCAGGCCGACGCTTGGGAATGCGCATGCCGCCGTGGTGGCGGGCCAGACCGCTCGCAGCGGGGGTGGCCTGCTGTACACCGGCGCGACGACCTACGACCGGCAGCTCACGCGTATGGCGGCCTCGCCGGCGGAGTGCGCGGCGATGGGCGCCTCCGGACGGCAGTTCGCGGCCCGGTGGACATGGGACGCCTGTGTCCAACGGTGGGAGGAACTCCTCGCCGAGGTGACGCCGGCCTAA
- a CDS encoding sugar transferase yields MTSPPPPSDGRTATPTATSERRASRDVRFVAIFRGRQHRDYLRRAASVVALVAIDVASAFLGLYAVLAFKLWVTGQLLDSGAIWSVEQKALPIVTITLVLVFAKNRLYAEREERGGSARILSSVTIAMFVVLALVLASGWRFQTFYVVYSSWFVISVLVIVLRMSWDSITALLLDWAGFERKALLVGSPDMTDPIAASLTRSATDRHGVAYRVVGTHTLVQGVGTDDASAVARELDHLLDPEQIDEVILAGTAGRDQPILDLLDVCRRRSIPVRLAPTTAQLLSHSIRAVPAPGLPLFELRPPVLSGVAFLAKRAFDIVVGALLLVLLSPILGAAALAVWLTDRGPVLFRSKRIGVEEHPFDCLKFRTMRLGADAEQVALEDRNEADGALFKIIDDPRVTPVGRLLRRFSIDELPQLVNVLRGEMSLVGPRPLPERDYLLLDDLHRKRYLVLPGMTGLWQVSGRANLSFDDLVRLDFYYIETWTIWLDLVILVRTIPAVLIRKGAF; encoded by the coding sequence GTGACCTCGCCACCCCCGCCGTCCGACGGACGCACGGCCACACCGACCGCTACGTCGGAGCGTCGCGCCTCGCGCGACGTGCGGTTCGTCGCGATCTTCCGCGGGCGGCAGCACCGCGACTACCTGAGGCGCGCAGCGTCGGTGGTTGCACTCGTGGCCATCGATGTGGCCTCAGCATTCCTCGGCCTCTATGCCGTGTTGGCGTTCAAGCTCTGGGTCACGGGGCAACTGCTCGACTCGGGGGCCATCTGGTCGGTGGAGCAGAAGGCGCTCCCGATCGTCACCATCACACTGGTGTTGGTGTTCGCGAAGAACCGTCTGTATGCCGAACGCGAGGAGCGCGGCGGCTCTGCCCGCATCCTCTCGTCGGTGACCATCGCGATGTTCGTCGTGTTGGCGCTGGTGCTGGCCAGCGGATGGCGGTTCCAGACCTTCTACGTGGTCTACTCGTCGTGGTTCGTCATCTCGGTGCTCGTCATCGTGCTCAGGATGTCGTGGGACAGCATCACGGCCTTGCTGCTGGACTGGGCGGGCTTCGAGCGCAAGGCTCTCCTGGTGGGGTCCCCGGACATGACGGATCCGATCGCCGCGAGCCTCACGCGGTCGGCAACCGATCGCCACGGAGTGGCCTATCGCGTTGTCGGCACACACACATTGGTGCAGGGGGTGGGAACGGATGACGCGTCCGCCGTCGCCCGTGAGCTCGATCACCTGCTCGACCCCGAGCAGATCGACGAGGTCATCCTGGCCGGTACAGCGGGGCGCGACCAGCCGATCCTCGACCTTCTCGACGTGTGCCGCCGCCGGAGTATCCCGGTGCGCCTGGCGCCGACCACCGCTCAGTTGCTTTCGCACTCCATCCGCGCCGTTCCGGCCCCCGGGTTGCCCCTGTTCGAACTCCGTCCCCCGGTGCTCTCCGGGGTGGCGTTCCTGGCCAAGCGGGCCTTCGACATCGTGGTGGGTGCCCTGCTGCTGGTGCTGCTGTCACCCATCCTCGGAGCCGCGGCACTCGCGGTGTGGCTCACCGATCGCGGGCCGGTCCTGTTCCGCAGTAAGCGGATCGGTGTGGAGGAGCACCCCTTTGACTGCCTCAAGTTCCGGACCATGCGCCTCGGCGCCGATGCGGAGCAGGTGGCGCTCGAGGACCGCAACGAGGCGGACGGGGCGCTCTTCAAGATCATCGACGACCCGCGGGTCACTCCCGTCGGAAGGCTGCTGCGCCGGTTCTCGATTGACGAACTGCCACAACTCGTCAACGTGCTTCGTGGCGAGATGTCGCTGGTTGGTCCTCGCCCGCTGCCCGAGCGCGATTACCTGCTACTCGACGACCTGCACCGCAAGCGTTATCTGGTGCTGCCGGGGATGACCGGGCTCTGGCAGGTGAGCGGTCGGGCCAACCTCTCGTTCGACGACCTCGTGCGTCTCGACTTCTATTACATCGAGACGTGGACCATCTGGCTCGATCTGGTCATCCTCGTACGCACGATCCCGGCCGTGCTGATCCGGAAGGGCGCCTTCTAG